One region of Neisseria mucosa genomic DNA includes:
- a CDS encoding TonB-dependent receptor — protein sequence MLLGTHAIAAADKVEVSGVLEDVYVQAVNRSTRTENRDSFTTSAMRTTTGLALSPKETPQSVSVITKTQIEGQGITRLEDALKATTGVTVVRDSDRSRFMSRGFYIDQIEEDGVSSNVSSYVGETILNAESQTDLSVYDHIEVVRGATGLTQANGEPGGTINAVRKRPTSARQIQGSVSAGRFDTYRGELDVSGSLNSSHTVRGRLLGAWEKSGSFIDRVNSRQNVVYGVLDFDLGEKAVWTVGSLYQNRHAVPDVYGLPAGSEDHPLHLPRNAYSGAPWNNSRFTKFNLFSELRYDFNDNWRAIGLVDYRRDTAFREYAALSSGPSWQNSSGTIWGSGNRLADNKTAQWTAQGKLAGRFEVLGRQHDVFATYSYNKRRTDSETMQHWNLWADPSDSWNQFCASRGWPNWCDPNLSRDFPLDPFDGSVIPRPDWSKLADLDYRFNPIHRHTDEHTRSHAVSAGIRFNPTDKLHLLAGFRYTRWRYRQNTDDIIDPANPAPLESMTRRINRNRFVPYLGITWDVTPHHSLYASYTSIFKPQLEYKDAGGNDLPPVIGTNYEIGWKSAWNNKRLNTAVALFQIDQKNRAVYGGDDGMGNGYYINTGRVVSRGLDAEISGNLTDNWKLFAGYTYNDSKYRNDDEDYQAGQRYSQHTPRSIFRLYTNYRLPGAAHRWSIGAGMNVQSRTGNLHDQHNLKQGGYTLWHADVQYAPTDRIRLSLIGNNLSNKRYFENNANRSNGTYNFYGMPRNIMFKLNWRL from the coding sequence ATGCTGTTGGGCACACATGCCATAGCGGCTGCCGATAAAGTTGAAGTGTCGGGTGTATTGGAAGATGTTTATGTACAGGCGGTAAACCGCAGCACGCGTACCGAAAACCGAGATTCGTTCACCACCTCCGCCATGCGTACCACCACGGGTTTGGCTTTATCGCCCAAGGAAACGCCGCAGTCGGTCAGTGTCATTACCAAAACCCAGATTGAAGGGCAGGGCATTACCCGTTTGGAAGATGCACTGAAGGCCACTACGGGCGTTACCGTTGTGCGCGATTCCGACCGCTCGCGCTTCATGTCGCGCGGTTTCTATATCGACCAAATAGAAGAAGACGGCGTTTCTTCCAATGTTTCCAGCTATGTGGGCGAAACCATCCTCAATGCTGAGAGTCAGACCGATTTGTCGGTGTACGACCACATCGAAGTGGTGCGCGGTGCCACCGGTTTGACGCAGGCCAACGGCGAGCCGGGCGGAACCATCAATGCGGTACGCAAACGGCCGACTTCTGCACGGCAGATACAAGGCAGCGTGAGTGCGGGGCGTTTCGACACTTACCGCGGCGAATTGGATGTTTCCGGCAGCCTCAACAGCAGCCACACGGTGCGCGGCCGTTTGTTGGGCGCATGGGAAAAGTCTGGTTCTTTCATCGACCGCGTCAATAGCCGGCAAAACGTGGTGTACGGCGTGCTTGATTTCGATTTGGGCGAAAAAGCAGTTTGGACGGTGGGCAGCCTGTATCAAAACCGCCATGCGGTGCCGGATGTGTACGGCCTGCCTGCAGGCAGCGAGGATCATCCGCTGCATCTGCCGCGCAATGCTTATTCCGGCGCGCCGTGGAACAACAGCCGCTTCACCAAATTCAATTTATTTTCGGAGCTGCGGTACGATTTCAACGATAACTGGCGGGCTATCGGCTTGGTCGATTATCGCCGCGACACGGCATTTCGGGAGTATGCCGCGCTCAGCAGCGGTCCGAGCTGGCAAAACAGCAGCGGCACCATTTGGGGCAGCGGCAACCGCCTTGCCGACAACAAAACTGCGCAATGGACGGCGCAAGGCAAGCTGGCCGGCCGCTTTGAGGTATTGGGACGCCAACACGACGTGTTCGCCACATACAGCTACAACAAACGGCGTACCGACTCCGAAACCATGCAGCATTGGAATTTGTGGGCAGACCCGTCCGACTCTTGGAACCAGTTTTGCGCATCGCGCGGCTGGCCGAACTGGTGCGACCCTAACTTGAGCCGAGATTTCCCGCTGGATCCGTTTGACGGTTCCGTTATCCCGCGCCCCGATTGGAGCAAGCTGGCCGATTTGGATTACCGCTTCAACCCCATCCACCGACACACCGATGAGCATACCCGTTCCCATGCCGTCAGTGCCGGCATCCGCTTTAATCCGACCGACAAACTGCACCTGCTGGCCGGTTTCCGCTACACCCGTTGGCGTTATCGGCAAAACACCGATGACATAATCGACCCGGCCAACCCTGCTCCTTTGGAGAGTATGACACGCCGCATTAACCGCAATCGTTTCGTGCCCTATTTGGGTATTACCTGGGATGTAACGCCGCATCACAGCCTGTATGCCAGCTACACCTCGATTTTCAAACCGCAGCTCGAATATAAAGATGCCGGCGGCAACGATTTACCGCCCGTTATCGGCACCAACTACGAAATCGGCTGGAAATCCGCTTGGAACAACAAACGCCTGAACACTGCCGTCGCCTTGTTCCAAATCGATCAGAAAAACCGCGCCGTTTATGGCGGAGATGACGGAATGGGCAACGGCTACTATATCAACACCGGCCGAGTGGTCAGCCGAGGCTTGGATGCGGAAATTTCTGGTAATCTGACCGATAACTGGAAACTGTTTGCCGGCTACACCTACAACGACAGCAAATACCGCAATGATGACGAAGACTACCAAGCAGGGCAGAGATACAGCCAGCACACGCCGCGCAGTATCTTCAGGCTCTACACCAATTACCGGCTGCCCGGTGCCGCGCACCGATGGAGTATCGGCGCAGGTATGAACGTGCAAAGCCGCACCGGTAACCTGCACGACCAGCACAACCTCAAGCAGGGCGGCTACACCTTGTGGCATGCCGATGTGCAATACGCGCCGACCGACCGCATCCGTTTGAGCCTGATTGGCAACAACCTGTCGAATAAGCGTTATTTTGAAAACAACGCCAACCGCAGCAACGGTACTTACAATTTTTACGGAATGCCGCGCAATATCATGTTCAAACTGAACTGGCGGCTGTAA
- a CDS encoding EamA family transporter, producing MPSRTATILTTALAPLIWGSTYLVTTEFLPPDRPFTAALIRVLPAGLLLLAWTRRIPKRDEWATVVLLGFLNIGFFQAMLFVAAYRLPGGLAAVLSSTQTLMVLVFTWLIGKTMPPKAAWAWSAAGVLGIALLVLSPQARYDGTGILAALAGAAAMALGVYLSKHRRTSLPVLAFTGWQLFIGGLFLLPVALLAEPRLESLSPANIGGYLYLSLFGAVLAYVLFFRGIAKLSPAAVSSLGLLSPVSAFILGWLFLGQGMDAKSLAGFALVLVSIFGVQRAVMKKVV from the coding sequence ATGCCCAGTCGCACCGCCACCATCCTGACCACCGCACTCGCCCCGTTGATTTGGGGCAGCACCTATCTCGTGACCACAGAATTTCTGCCGCCGGACCGACCGTTCACCGCCGCGCTTATCCGTGTTTTACCCGCCGGGCTTTTGCTGTTGGCGTGGACGCGGCGCATACCCAAACGCGACGAATGGGCGACGGTTGTCTTGCTCGGTTTTTTAAACATCGGCTTTTTTCAGGCCATGCTGTTTGTGGCGGCGTATCGCTTGCCGGGCGGACTGGCGGCGGTGTTGAGTTCGACGCAGACGCTGATGGTGCTGGTGTTTACTTGGTTAATCGGCAAAACCATGCCGCCTAAAGCAGCTTGGGCTTGGTCGGCGGCAGGGGTTTTGGGGATTGCGCTTTTGGTTTTGTCGCCGCAGGCGCGCTATGACGGGACGGGGATTTTGGCGGCATTGGCGGGCGCGGCGGCGATGGCGTTGGGCGTGTATTTGTCGAAACACCGCCGCACTTCGCTGCCCGTATTGGCGTTCACCGGCTGGCAGCTTTTCATCGGCGGATTATTTTTACTGCCCGTCGCCCTGCTTGCCGAACCGCGGCTCGAATCTTTAAGCCCCGCCAATATCGGCGGCTATCTGTATTTGAGCCTGTTTGGTGCCGTATTGGCTTATGTGTTGTTTTTCAGAGGAATCGCCAAACTTTCGCCTGCTGCGGTTTCGTCGTTGGGATTGCTCAGCCCTGTCTCGGCATTTATCTTGGGCTGGCTGTTTTTAGGGCAAGGGATGGACGCGAAGTCGCTGGCGGGATTTGCGTTGGTGTTGGTATCGATATTCGGGGTGCAGCGGGCAGTCATGAAAAAGGTCGTCTGA
- a CDS encoding IS3 family transposase has product MGWNRKKAARLMKQLELKALIRAKKAYRHPAMGEISENLLKRRFKARKPNEKWLTDVTELKGKDGKLYLSPILDLFNREIVAYAMSRRADSEMVKEMLEKAAPRLTDKGTMLHSDQGVLYRTAEYRKLIAKHSMVQSMSRKANCWDNAPMESFFAVLKTECFYNAGELTVDELMKQIDDYMDYYNRERCSLKLKKLSPVAYRTQLAQSA; this is encoded by the coding sequence TTGGGTTGGAACCGCAAAAAAGCGGCGCGGTTGATGAAGCAGTTGGAACTGAAAGCCCTCATACGGGCGAAAAAAGCCTACCGCCATCCCGCTATGGGCGAAATATCGGAAAACCTCCTCAAACGCCGGTTCAAAGCCCGAAAGCCCAACGAAAAATGGCTGACCGACGTTACCGAACTCAAAGGAAAAGACGGCAAATTGTACCTCTCGCCAATCTTGGACTTGTTCAACCGCGAGATCGTCGCCTACGCCATGAGCCGCAGAGCCGACAGCGAAATGGTGAAGGAAATGCTCGAAAAAGCCGCACCCCGTCTGACTGATAAGGGAACAATGCTGCATTCCGACCAAGGTGTGCTGTACCGTACGGCGGAATATAGGAAATTGATTGCAAAACATTCCATGGTTCAAAGCATGTCGCGTAAGGCGAACTGCTGGGACAATGCGCCGATGGAAAGCTTCTTTGCGGTGTTGAAGACGGAGTGTTTCTATAACGCAGGAGAATTGACGGTGGATGAATTGATGAAACAGATAGATGACTATATGGATTACTACAACCGGGAGCGTTGCAGTTTGAAATTGAAAAAGCTGAGTCCTGTCGCATACAGAACCCAGCTTGCACAGAGCGCCTGA